DNA sequence from the Streptomyces tsukubensis genome:
ACCTCATCCCCACCCACATCACCACCCACCACCAACTCCCCCTCACCCCCAACGGCAAAATCGACAAACGCGCACTGTCCCGGTTCGCCGCTCCCCCGGCCGAGGAGGGCGGACGGACGGCCGGCACTCCGCTGGAGGAGATCGTCTGCGCCCTCTTCGCGGAGGTGCTGGACCTCGCGGAACCGCCGTCCGCGGAAGCCGACTTCTTCACCCTCGGCGGCCACTCCCTGCTCGCCGCCAAGCTCGCCAACCGGCTCTCGTCGGCGCTGGACGCCCCGCTGGGCCTGCCCGACGTCTTCCGCCGGCCCACCCCGGCCCGGCTCGCCGAACAGCTTGCGGAGCTGACCGGACGGGGCGCCGCACCGGCGCCGCCCGCGGTCGCAGGACCGCGGCCCGAGCGGCTTCCGCTGTCCTTCGCCCAGCAACGGCTATGGCTGGTGAACGGGCTCGAAGCCGGGGGGACGGCCTACAACGTCCCCCTGTCGGTCCGGCTGGAAGGGCCGCTGGACCCGGCCGCGCTACGGGCCGCCGTCCGCGATGTGATGGAGCGTCATGAACCGTTGCGGACCCGGATCACCGTCCTGGACGGCGAACCCTGCCAGCTGGTGGACCCGGTGGGAGCGGCACCCTTCGAGGTCCGCGATATCGCCCCGGATGCGGTGGAGCCGGAGCTGACGGCCGCCGCCGGACATGTCTTCGACCTCGCGGCGGAGGCCCCGCTGCGGGTGACGCTGCTGCGCACCGGCCCGGAGTCGGCCGTGCTGCTGGTGCTGCTGCACCACATCGCCACGGACGGGCAGTCGCTGGGCCCGCTGTTCGCGGACCTCTCAGCGGCGTACGCGGCCCGGCTCGCCGGACGGAGCCCCGACCCGGCGCCGATTCCCCTCGCCTACGCCGATCATGCGCTGTGGCAGCGGTCCGCACTGACCGGTCCGGTGCTGGACGGGCAGCTCGCGTACTGGCGGCGGGCCCTCGCGGAGCTGCCGCAGGAACTGGGCCTGGTGCACGACCGGCCCCGGCCGCCGGCCGCCGGGGGGCGCGGCGGTGCCGTGGCGGTGGACTTCGGCGCGGACCTCGGCCGCCGGATCTCCGGGCTGGCCCGCGCCGAACGGTGCACGCCCTTCATGGTGGTGCAGGCGGCGCTGGCCGCCACCCTGACCCGGCTGGGCGCGGGCACCGATATTCCGCTGGGCTCCCCCGTGGCGGGCCGTGCGCACACCGGCCTTGCGGGGCTGGTGGGGTTCTTCGTCAATACGCTGGTGCTGCGGACGGACACCTCCGGCGATCCGGAGTTCCGGGCGCTGCTGCGCCGGGTCCGCGATACGGACCTGGACGCCTTCGCGCATCAGGACGCCCCGTTCGACCTCGTCCTGGAGGCCGTCAATCCGCAGCGGTCACTGGCCCGGCATCCGCTGTTCCAGGTCTGTCTGGCGGTGGAGAACGGTCCGGCGCCGACGCCCGACTTCCCCGGGGTACGGAGCGGACCGGTCGTGCCGGTGGCGACCGGGGCGGTCAAGTTCGACCTGGAGTTCCTGCTGCACACCGGCGGTGCCGACGGCGGGCCGGACGGTCTTGCGGGCACCGTGCTGTACAGCCACGACGTCTTCGAGCGGGCATCCGTCGAGCGGATCACCGGAATGCTGCGGCGGACGCTGGAGCAGGCCGTCGAAGCGCCGGAGCTGCGGCTGTCCCGGCTGGACCCGATGTCCGCGCGGGACCGGCACCGGGTGCTGCACGAGTGGACGGGGGTGACGGCTCCGGTCGACGAGCGGCCGCTGACCGAACGGTTCGAGGAGCAGGCCCGGATCCGCCCCGACGCGATCGCCGTGGTCTTCGGCGAGGACCATCTCACCTACGGCCGTCTGGACACCGAGGCGAACCGGCTGGCCCACCATCTGCGGGACACCACCGGACTGGGCCGCGGCGACCTCGCGGGCATCCTCGTCGACCGCTCACTCCCCCTCGCCACCGCCATCCTCGCCGTACTCAAAACCGGCGCCGCCTACACCCTCCTCGACCCCGACTACCCCGATCTACGACTCACCCGGACCGGGACCGACGCAGGCATCACGGCCCTTCTGACCGCCGGGGAACAGTGCGGCAGACTCACCGGGCCGTGGCCCGAGGTCCCCTTCGACCGCCTCCAGCTGCCGGAACTGCCCGACAACGCGCCGGGCATCGCCATCGGCCCCGAGGATCCCGCCTGTGTGATGTTCACTTCGGGGTCGACGGGACGCCCCAAGGGGATCCTCTCCTCCCACCGGAACCTCACCTCCACCGTCACCGGGCAGACCTACTGCACCTTCGGCCCCGGCGAGACCTTCCTCCAATGCTCACCCGTCTCCTGGGACGCCTTCAGCCTCGAATTCTGGGGCGCCCTCCTCCACGGCGGCACCACCGTCCTCCAACCAGGACAACGACCCGAACCCGCCCTCATCGCCCACCTCACCCCCCACCACCACATCACCATGCTCCAACTCTCCTCCAGCCTCTTCAACTACCTCACCGACGAACACCCCACCACCTTCACCACCACCCACACCGTCTACACCGGCGGCGAACCCGCCTCCCCCACCCACATCCACACCCTCCAACAACACCACCCCCACCTCACCATCACCAACGGCTACGGACCCGCCGAATCCCTCGGCTTCACCACCACCCACACCATCCCCCAACCCACCACCAACAACCCCACCACCCAACCCACACCCATCGGCACCCCCCTCACCAACAAACACGCCTACATCCTCGACCACCACCTCCAACCCGTCCCCCCAGGCACCACCGGCGAGCTCTACCTCACCGGCCACGGCATCGCCCACGGCTACCTCACCCAACCCACCACCACCGCCACCCGCTTCACCCCCAACCCCTACGGACCCCCCGGCACCCGCCTCTACCGCACCGGCGACCAAGCCCACTGGGACACCCACGGCAACCTCCACTACACCGGCCGCACCGACACCCAAATCAAAATCCGCGGCTTCCGCATCGAACCCACCGAAATCGAAAACACCCTCACCACCCACCCCCACATCACCCAAGCCACCACCACCCACACCAACAACCAACTCACCGCCCACATCACCACCACCCCCAACACCACCACCACACCCCACGACATCCGCACCTACCTCCGCCAACACCTCCCCGACCACCTCATCCCCACCCACATCACCACCCACCACCAACTCCCCCTCACCCCCAACGGCAAAATCGACAAACGCGCACTGTCCCGGTTCGCCGCTCCCCCGGCCGAGGAGGGCGGACGGACGGCCGGCACTCCGCTGGAGGAGATCGTCTGCGCCCTCTTCGCGGAGGTGCTGGACCTCGCGGAACCGCCGTCCGCGGAAGCCGACTTCTTCACCCTCGGCGGCCACTCCCTGCTCGCCGCCAAGCTCGCCAACCGCCTCGGCCGCGCCCTGGAGCTGAAACTCACCCTCCGGGACGTGTTCCGGCACCCCACGCCCGCCCGGCTGGCCACGCATATCGAAACCCGCCCGGCCGACACCACGACCGCCCCCGAACCGCGCCGCGCCAGGCCCGTCCTGCGCCGCCGCACCGACCAGGAACGGATCACCTCATGACCGACGGGACCTTCCCCCTCCCCAACGCCGACGACATCGTCTGGGACCTCCCCGGCGACGGACCGCAGCGCACCGCACTGCTGGTCCTGCCGCACGCGGGCGGCAACGCCCACGCCTACTCCGCATGGCGGGACCGGCTCCCGGCGGACGTACGGCTGCTGATCGGCCAGTACCCGGGCCGGGGTGCCCGCTACGCCGAGGAACTCCCCACGACCATCGCGGATCTGGCCGGGCCGGTGGCGGCGGCGCTCCCCGATGATCTCCCGGACGATCTGGTGGTCCTCGGCCACAGCATGGGCTCGCTGGTCGCCTTCGAGGTGGTACGGCGGCTCGCCGCGGCCGGGCGGCCGGCCCGGGCCCTGGTGGCCTCGGCCTGCCGGGCCCCGTTCCTGCCGAACCCCAGCGCGGTGTATCCGGAGCGCCTCGACGACGACCAGCTCGTCGCCGCCATCAAGGAGCGGGGCGGTACCGACGACGGGATCCTCGACGAACCCGAGCTGCGCGAGATCGTCATCCCGTCGATCCGCGCCGACTTCGCCATCGACGACGTGTACCGGTGCACCGCCGACGAGGCCTCGGTCGACTGCCCGGTCACCGTCATCGGCGGCGATCAGGACCCCGTGGTGCCGGTCACGGCACTGGGCCGCTGGGCCGAGATCACCGCGGCCGGGTTCGCGGAGCACGTGCTGCCCGGCGGCCACTTCTACTTCCAGCAGCAGCTGCCCGCCTTCTTCGCCCTGCTGGACACCGTGCTCGCGCCCGCGCCCGGCGCGCTCGCCGCCTCCGCCGCCTGACCACCCCCGGCGCCGTACCCCTCAACCCCGCCCCACCTACCGATGCAGAGGACTGTTCCGATGACGACCTTCGCCGACGCCCCCGTCCTGGGCGGACTGAACGTGATCCGCGAGCCGGGCAGGCCCGCCGTCGTGATCACCCCCGGCCACGGCTCCGCCGAGGCCGCCGCCGCCTGGCTGACCGAGCACCGGGCCGCCGTCCAGGCCGAGCTGCACCGCTCCGGCGCGGTGCTGCTGCGCGGGCTGCCCATCCATGACGCGGCCTCCTTCGCCACCGCCCGCGACGCACTCGTCGAACAGCGCGCCGGATACAAGGAGAAGGCGACCCCGCGCACCGACTTCGGCGAGGGGGTGTTCTCCTCCACCGATCTCCCGGCCGCCCAGCCGATCAGACTGCACAACGAGAACAGCTACACCCTGGACTTCCCGGGGGTGCTGCTCTTCGGCTGCATCACCGCCCCCGAGGAGGGCGGGGCCACCACCGTCGGAGATATGCGGGAGGCGCTGAGACTGCTCCCGGACGGGCTGCGGGCCAGGTTCGAGGAGGCCGGCTGGCTGCTCGTGCGGAACTACTCCGAACTGGCCGGCCTGCCCTGGTACACGACCTTCGCGACGGAGGACCGGGCGGTCGCGGAGGCCTACTGCGACGAGAACACCATCGGGTACGAGTGGCTCGACGACGACTCCCTGATCACCCGGCAGCGCCGCTCGGCGGTGATCACGCACCCGGTGACCGGGGAGCGGGTCTGGTTCAACCACTTCGCGTTCTGGAACAGCCGCACCCTCGACCCGGACGTCCGCGAGGTGCTGGAGGAGACGTACGGCCCGGACGGACTCCCCTTCAACACCTATCTGGGCGACGGAACCCGGCTCACGGACGCCGAGGTCGACGCCGTCAACGAGGTCTACGACCGGGTCACGGTCCGCGAGAGCTGGCAGCGGGGCGATCTGATGCTGGTGGACAACATCCTCTGCGCCCACGGGCGGGAGGCCTTCACCGGCGACCGGAAGATCCTCGTCGCCATGGGCGAACCGGTCGCGCTCGCCGACTGCTCCCCCGCCACCCAGCCGTCCACCACCGTCCACGGGGAGTGAGCACCGCCATGACCGCAGTCCTGCCCGAGCGCACCCGCCCCCTCGCCGCCCCTGCACCGCACGATCTGCTGGAGCGGCTCGCCGCCGCCCCCGGCGGCCGTACCGCCGTGATCGCCGCCGACCACGAGCTGACCTTCGACGAACTCCGCACCGGCGCCATGCGGATCGCGGCCGGGCTCGCCGCCCACGGCGTGGGCCCCGAATCCGTCGTCGCGCTCTGCCTGCCGCGCGGCGCGGCGCTGGTCACCGCACTGATCGGCACCCTCACCGCGGGCGCCGCCTATCTCCCCGTGGACCCGAAGCTGCCCGCCGAACGGCGCCGCTATCTGGTGACGGACTCCGGCGCCGACGCCGTGATCACCCTCGACGGCGGACCGGACGGCGCGCTCCCGGCCGGGGTGCCCCGGCTCGGCCTCGCGGAACTGCTCTCCGGAGACGCCCCCGGCCCCGGCTACCGGCCGGTCCCGGTGACCGCGGACACCCTCGCGTACGTCATCTACACCTCGGGCTCGACGGGCCGCCCCAAGGGCGTCGAAATCGCCCGGGGCGCGGCGGCCCGGCTGCTCACCGAGCTGGAGGACACGGGGATCGCGACGGGCGACGGCGCCCGGGTGGGCTGGAACGCCTCCCCGTCCTTCGACGCCTCCGTACAGCAGTGGGTCCGGGTCTGCCGCGGCGACACCCTCGTCATGGTCGACGACGAGACCCGCGCCGACCCCGCACTGCTCGCCGCGTTCACCGACGAGCAGTCCCTCACCGATCTCGACCTCACTCCCTCGCACGCCGAACCGCTGCTGGACCTGCTCTCCGCCGACGGCGGGCCGCGTCCGCTGACCCTGCTGATCGGCGGCGAGGCGATCGGCCCCGCCCTCTGGTCCCGGATCGCGGAGCTGACCGCGGCGGGCACGGTCCGTGCCGTCAATCTGTACGGCCCCACCGAGTGCACCGTGGACGCCACCGCCGGGTGGATCGAACCCGCCGGGCGGACCCCGCACATCGGCGGTGTGCTGCCCGGGCTGCGGATGCGGGTGCTGGACGAGAAGCTGGCGCCCGTCGGCACCGAAGGGACCGGCGAACTGTATCTGGCCGGGCCCCGGGTGGGCCGCGGCTACCGCAACCGGCCCGGTCTCACCGCCGAACGGTTCACCGCCGACACCGGTCCCGACGCCGAACCCGGCGGGCGGATGTACCGCACCGGAGATCTGGTACGACTCCTCCCCGACGGCCGGCTCGACTGTCTCGGCCGGGCCGACGGCCAGGTGAAGCTGCGGGGCTTCCGGATCGAACTCCCCGAGATCGAAGCCGCCATGACCGCCCACGGCTCCGTCACCGAGGCCGTCGCCGTCCTCCGGGACGACGTCCACGGCGCTCCCGGCATCGTCGGCTACTACCGGGCCGCGGCACCGGTCACCGAGACGGCACTCACGGAGCTGCTGGCGGCTTCGCTGCCCGCGTACATGGTGCCCTCCGTGCTGGTCGCCGTGGACCGCTTCCCGACCACCGTCAACGGCAAGCTGGACCGGGCCGCGCTGCCCGCACCACCGTCAGGCGCCCCGGCCCCGGCCGTCGCGGACAGCGGTCTCTCGGCCTCGGAGCGGCTGATCGGGGACGTGTGGACGACCGTCCTGCGGGCGTCGTCCGTCGGCCCCGACGACAACTTCTTCAAGCTGGGCGGCCATTCGCTGCTGGCCATCAAGCTGGTGTCGCGGGTCCGGTCCGAGCTGGGCGTGGCCCTGCCGGTGAAGGCCGTCTACGCCCATCCGCGGCTGCGGGACCTCGCCGCGCACATCGACGGGCTCGTCGCAGCCCAGGACGGATGAGGACACTTCCGTGAACCCATTGTCGTTCGCCCAGCGCCGTCTCTGGTTCCTGGGGCGGCTGGCGGGCCCCTCGGCCGCCTACAACGCCCCGGTAGTGCTCCGGCTGGACGGGGTGCCCGACCCGGCGGTGCTCGGCGCGGCCCTCGTCGACGTCGTCGAACGGCACGAGGTGCTGCGCACCGTACTGCCCGCGGGGCCGGACGCCGAGCCCGGGACGGAGGTACGGGACGCCTCGGCGCTGCCGCCGCCGGAGGTGGTCCACTGCCCGGCGTCCGAGGTGGAGGACCGGGTGGCCGCGTTCGTACGGGAGCCGCTCGACGTCACCGCCGGGCTCCCGCTGCGGGTCGCGCTGTTCGTCCCGCAGGACGCGGCGGCCGGGCCCGGAAGCGGAACCGACGGGGGCGATGCTGCTGACGGGCCCCGGTCCGTGCTGGTGCTGCTCGTGCATCACATCGCCACCGACGGCTGGTCCGTCCGCCCGCTGCTGCGCGATCTGGACACCGCCTGCACGGCCCGGCTCGCGGGCCGGGCGCCCGCCTGGGAGCCGCTGCCGGTCCAGTACGCCGACTACGCGCTCTGGCAGCGGGACCTGCTCGGTGACCCGGGCGATCCGGGGAGCCTCGCGGCGGAGCAGCTCGCGCACTGGCGGCGGGTACTCGACGGGGCGCCCGGGGTGACGCCCCTGCCCATGGACCGGCCGCGGCCCGCCGAACCGTCCGGGCGCGGGGCGACCCTGACCGCGCACATCCCGGCCGCCGACCACGGCGCTCTGCTGGCCGTGGCCCGGGAGCACGGGGCCAGTGCGCCGATGGTGGTACGGGCCGCCCTGGCGGCCGCGCTCTCCGCGGCCGGCTGCGGCTCCGACCTGGTGATCGGCACCCCGGTCGCGGGCCGCCCCGAGGAGGAGCTGAACGACCTCGTCGGGTTCTTCGTCAACACCCTGGCCCTGCGGACGGACGTATCGGGCGAGCCGACCCCGGCGGCGCTCGTCGAACGGGTCCGCGACGCCGATCTCATCGCGTACGAACACCAGGACCTGCCCTTCGAACTGCTGGTGGAGGAGCTGGCGCCCGAACGGTCCCTCGGCCACCATCCGCTGTTCCAGGTGATGCTGACCGTCGACGGTGCCGAGGGCCCGGAGGGCGCCAGGTCCGCCGGGCCGGTACCGCTGGGGCCGGGGCTGACCGGTGTCCAGGGCACCGCGGATCTCGCGGCCGCCAAATTCGACCTCACCTTCTTCTGCGCCCGGCTGGCGGCCCCCGACGGCTCCCCCGCCGGACTCGACCTGGCACTGGGCTACGCCGTCGACCTGTTCGACGAGGCCACGGCGGAACTGCTCCTGGACCTCTTCGTCCGGGCCCTGAAGGCCTTCGCCCACGCCCCCGGGCTGCCGCTCGGCCCGACGTCCCTGACCACTGCGGAGGAGCGGGTCGCACTGACGGCCCGTCATACGGCGGCGGTGCGGACCACCGTGACACCGCCCACCGTCCGGGCCGGTCGGCGCGATCTCGGCGCCCCCCGGGAGGAGATCCTCCGCGGGCTCTTCGCCGAAGTCCTGGGCCGCCCCCGGATCGGGCCGGACGACAGCTTCTTCCGCACCGGCGGGCATTCGCTCCTCGCGGGCAGGCTGGTCAACCGGATCCGGGCCGTCCTGGGCCTGGAGGCAGGCATCCGGGATCTGTTCCTGGCCCCCACCCCGGCGGCCCTGCACCGCAGGCTCACCGAGGCCGCCCGGACGGGAGCGGGCGCCGTGCCCCGACCCGTACCGCGGCGGATACCGGAGTCCGCACGGCCGGAGCGGCTGCCGCTGTCGGCGTCGCAGCGGGCGCTCTGGCTGCTCGCCCGGATCGACGGACCGTCCGCCGCGTACAACGCGCCGGTCGTGCTCCGGCTCGACGGTACGCCCGACCCGGCCGCACTCGGCGCGGCCCTCGCCGACGTCGTCGTACGGCACGAGGTGCTGCGCACCGCCTATCCGCAGCTCGGCGGGGAACCGTACCAGCTGATCACGGCCGATTTCGCTCCCGTCCTCGCCACCGTCCCGTGCACCGGCCCGGATGAACTCGAACGGCGGGTGGTCGAGTTCGGCCGGACACCGCTCGACCCCACCGACGGGGTCCCGCTGCGGGCGGCGCTGTTCACCACCGGCGGCGGGGGCTGCGCCCTGGTCCTGCTGGTCCACCACATCGCCGTCGACGGCTGGTCCCTCGCGCCGCTGCTGCACGATCTGGACACCGCCTACACGGCCCGGCTCGCGGGCCGGGCGCCCGCCTGGGAGCCGCTGCCGCTCGGCTATGCCGACTACGCGCTCTGGCAGCAGGAGCTGCTCGCCGAGCCGGACACCCTCCTGGACCACTGGCGGAAGGCGCTGGACGGACTGCCGGAGCGGACGGACCTGCCGTACGACCGGCCCCGGCCGGCCGAACCCACCGGCCGCGGCGGCACCGTCACCGCCCGGCTCGGCCCCGAGGCGCACAGCGGGCTGGCCGCGCTCGCCCGGGAGCGGAACGCCAGCCTGTTCATGGTGGTACGGGCGGCCCTCGCCGCCGGGCTGTCGGCGGCCGGGGCGGGCACCGACCTCGCCGTCGGCACCCCGGTGTCGGGGCGCTCCGACGCGGCGCTCCACGATCTCGTCGGCTGCTTCGTCAACTCCCTGGTGCTGCGGGCCGACACCTCCGGCGATCCCACGGCCGCGGAGCTGGTGGACCGGGTCCGGGAGGTGGACCTCGCCGCCTTCGACCATCAGGACCTGCCCTTCGAACTGCTGGTGGAGGAGTTGGGCGAGGCGTCCGGACGGGTCCTCGGCGAGCACCCCTTCTTCCGGGTGATGCTGACCGTACGGACCGCGGGTGCGGCGGTCGGCTCCGGCCCGGTCCGGCTCGGCCCGCTGACCGCCGACGCCGGGTCCGTCGATCTCGGGGCGGCGAAGTTCGATCTGAGCTTCCACTGCGAGGAGGAGGCCGACGGCGGACTGCGGCTGCTCCTCGGCTATGCGCGGGACGTGTTCGACGAGCCGACGGCCGCACTGCTGCTCGATGTGTACGGCAGGGCGCTCGCGGCGTTCGCCGCGGACGCGGGACGGCCGCTGTCCGCGCTCGGGCTGGTCACCGCGGCGGAGTCGGCGGGGCTTGCGGCCCGCAGGGAGCGGCTCGCCACGGCGGAGACGGAGGCAGCGGCGGAGGAGGCGTTCTCGCGGGCGGAGACCGGGCATCCCCGGGTGGAGCTGCTCTGCGGTCTGTTCGCGGAGGTACTCGACCGGCCGCGGGTCGGCCCCGGTGACAACTTCTTCCGCATCGGCGGGCATTCGCGGCTCGCGAGCCGGCTGGTCAACCGGATCCGGGCGGTCCTGGGCGTGGAGACGGGGATCCGTGATCTCTTCCTCGCGCCGACGCCCCTGGCGCTGCACGGGCGGCTCCCTGCGGGCCCGCTCGCCGGGGCGCGGCCGCCGCTGCGCCGTGCGGAGCGGCCCGAGCGGATCCCGCTCTCCCCTGCCCAGCGGCGGCTGTGGTTCACCGACCAGCTGGACGGGCCGTCGGCGGCGTACAACATCGCGCTGGTACGGCGGCTCGACCGGCCGCTGGACCCGGCCGTGCTCGCCGCCGCGCTCGCCGATGTCGCCGAACGGCACGAGGTGCTGCGGACCGTCTACCGGGTCGAGGGCGGGGAACCGTACCAGCTCGTCCTGGACGGGGCCCGGCCGCAGCTGGAGCTGGGCTTCCCCGTCGATCCGGCGGCCGCCGTGGACGAGGCGGCGGGCCAGGTCTTCGACCTGTCGCGCGATCTGCCGTTCCGGGCGCGGCTGTTCCTGCCCTCCGACGGCGGCGGGCAGCAGACCCTGGTACTGCTGCTGCACCACATCGCGGCCGACGGCTGGTCCGTCGACTGCCTGCTCACCGATCTGGCCGCCGCCTACACCGCCCGGGCCGCGGGCTCGGCGCCCTGCTGGGCGCCCCTGCCCGTGCAGTACGCGGACTACGCGCTCTGGCAGCGGGAGCTCCTCGGCAGCGGGCAGGAGGACCGGCTCGGTTTCTGGGAACGGACCCTCGACGGGCTGCCGCCGCTGACGGATCTGCCCGCCGCCCGGCACCGGCCACCGGTGCCCTCCGGGCGGGGCGCGGTCACCGGATTCACCGTGCCGGGGCCGGTGCGGGCCGGTCTCGAACGGATCGCCCGGTCCACCGGCAGCACCCTGTTCATGGTGGTCCACGCGGCCCTCGCGGCCGTTCTCGCGCGCTGCGGCGCCGGGCCCGACCTCGCGGTCGGCACGGTGGTCGCGGGCCGGGACGACCAGGCACTCGGCGGTCTCGTCGGCTTCTTCGTCAATACGCTGGTGCTGCGCACCGACACCTCGGGCGACCCGTCCTTCGACGGGCTGGTGCGGCGGGTGCGGGAGGCCGATCTGGCGGCCTACGCCCACCAGGACGTGCCGTTCGACC
Encoded proteins:
- a CDS encoding non-ribosomal peptide synthetase — translated: MSPKASVRLPLSAAQREIWLAHTLDPSGRSYNFGEYRELRGRVDPELVRAAFRQLAVETDAMRIRGVGADGDGPWQTLHADPGDQEPALVDLSGAEDPAAAARDWMAAELARPFDLAADWLTRHALVKAGEELWFSFLGVHHLVNDGAGQSLLGARLVELYEDAAAGEPWRPSPFGSLAELLAEETGYLESPQAAEDRAYWVAKTADPPPAARIAGGRSAPVPPGSLPFVRRTVTLPATYTRQLREVARAHGAPWTRAVIALVAAYVHQASGTDAEELTLALPVRARIGERARSTPAMMSNIIPLRLPVPAGGTLAGLLGAVVTEVRQGLRRQRTRFEEFGPEGAPGRPPVSLQLNIMAFAPGMRFFGVPATQHNLSNGPVDGLAVAVYDLGPEDGLRIDFDAAPESCDTAAVAAHQDRFVRFVGTALAAPEEPLSALELMDEGERRLVLHEWTGVTAPVDERPLTERFEEQARIRPDAIAVVFGEDHLTYGRLDTEANRLAHHLRDTTGLGRGDLAGILVDRSLPLATAILAVLKTGAAYTLLDPDYPDLRLTGIAADAGIAALVTTEGYAHRVPGPWPVVRVDSEAPAIAERPGTRPESVLTGDDSACVMFTSGSTGRPKGILSSHRNLTSTVTGQTYCTFGPGETFLQCSPVSWDAFSLEFWGALLHGGTTVLQPGQRPEPALIAHLTPHHHITMLQLSSSLFNYLTDEHPTTFTTTHTVYTGGEPASPTHIHTLQQHHPHLTITNGYGPAESLGFTTTHTIPQPTTNNPTTQPTPIGTPLTNKHAYILDHHLQPVPPGTTGELYLTGHGIAHGYLTQPTTTATRFTPNPYGPPGTRLYRTGDQAHWDTHGNLHYTGRTDTQIKIRGFRIEPTEIENTLTTHPHITQATTTHTNNQLTAHITTTPNTTTTPHDIRTYLRQHLPDHLIPTHITTHHQLPLTPNGKIDKRALSRFAAPPAEEGGRTAGTPLEEIVCALFAEVLDLAEPPSAEADFFTLGGHSLLAAKLANRLSSALDAPLGLPDVFRRPTPARLAEQLAELTGRGAAPAPPAVAGPRPERLPLSFAQQRLWLVNGLEAGGTAYNVPLSVRLEGPLDPAALRAAVRDVMERHEPLRTRITVLDGEPCQLVDPVGAAPFEVRDIAPDAVEPELTAAAGHVFDLAAEAPLRVTLLRTGPESAVLLVLLHHIATDGQSLGPLFADLSAAYAARLAGRSPDPAPIPLAYADHALWQRSALTGPVLDGQLAYWRRALAELPQELGLVHDRPRPPAAGGRGGAVAVDFGADLGRRISGLARAERCTPFMVVQAALAATLTRLGAGTDIPLGSPVAGRAHTGLAGLVGFFVNTLVLRTDTSGDPEFRALLRRVRDTDLDAFAHQDAPFDLVLEAVNPQRSLARHPLFQVCLAVENGPAPTPDFPGVRSGPVVPVATGAVKFDLEFLLHTGGADGGPDGLAGTVLYSHDVFERASVERITGMLRRTLEQAVEAPELRLSRLDPMSARDRHRVLHEWTGVTAPVDERPLTERFEEQARIRPDAIAVVFGEDHLTYGRLDTEANRLAHHLRDTTGLGRGDLAGILVDRSLPLATAILAVLKTGAAYTLLDPDYPDLRLTRTGTDAGITALLTAGEQCGRLTGPWPEVPFDRLQLPELPDNAPGIAIGPEDPACVMFTSGSTGRPKGILSSHRNLTSTVTGQTYCTFGPGETFLQCSPVSWDAFSLEFWGALLHGGTTVLQPGQRPEPALIAHLTPHHHITMLQLSSSLFNYLTDEHPTTFTTTHTVYTGGEPASPTHIHTLQQHHPHLTITNGYGPAESLGFTTTHTIPQPTTNNPTTQPTPIGTPLTNKHAYILDHHLQPVPPGTTGELYLTGHGIAHGYLTQPTTTATRFTPNPYGPPGTRLYRTGDQAHWDTHGNLHYTGRTDTQIKIRGFRIEPTEIENTLTTHPHITQATTTHTNNQLTAHITTTPNTTTTPHDIRTYLRQHLPDHLIPTHITTHHQLPLTPNGKIDKRALSRFAAPPAEEGGRTAGTPLEEIVCALFAEVLDLAEPPSAEADFFTLGGHSLLAAKLANRLGRALELKLTLRDVFRHPTPARLATHIETRPADTTTAPEPRRARPVLRRRTDQERITS
- a CDS encoding thioesterase II family protein yields the protein MTDGTFPLPNADDIVWDLPGDGPQRTALLVLPHAGGNAHAYSAWRDRLPADVRLLIGQYPGRGARYAEELPTTIADLAGPVAAALPDDLPDDLVVLGHSMGSLVAFEVVRRLAAAGRPARALVASACRAPFLPNPSAVYPERLDDDQLVAAIKERGGTDDGILDEPELREIVIPSIRADFAIDDVYRCTADEASVDCPVTVIGGDQDPVVPVTALGRWAEITAAGFAEHVLPGGHFYFQQQLPAFFALLDTVLAPAPGALAASAA
- a CDS encoding TauD/TfdA family dioxygenase; the protein is MTTFADAPVLGGLNVIREPGRPAVVITPGHGSAEAAAAWLTEHRAAVQAELHRSGAVLLRGLPIHDAASFATARDALVEQRAGYKEKATPRTDFGEGVFSSTDLPAAQPIRLHNENSYTLDFPGVLLFGCITAPEEGGATTVGDMREALRLLPDGLRARFEEAGWLLVRNYSELAGLPWYTTFATEDRAVAEAYCDENTIGYEWLDDDSLITRQRRSAVITHPVTGERVWFNHFAFWNSRTLDPDVREVLEETYGPDGLPFNTYLGDGTRLTDAEVDAVNEVYDRVTVRESWQRGDLMLVDNILCAHGREAFTGDRKILVAMGEPVALADCSPATQPSTTVHGE
- a CDS encoding non-ribosomal peptide synthetase, with translation MTAVLPERTRPLAAPAPHDLLERLAAAPGGRTAVIAADHELTFDELRTGAMRIAAGLAAHGVGPESVVALCLPRGAALVTALIGTLTAGAAYLPVDPKLPAERRRYLVTDSGADAVITLDGGPDGALPAGVPRLGLAELLSGDAPGPGYRPVPVTADTLAYVIYTSGSTGRPKGVEIARGAAARLLTELEDTGIATGDGARVGWNASPSFDASVQQWVRVCRGDTLVMVDDETRADPALLAAFTDEQSLTDLDLTPSHAEPLLDLLSADGGPRPLTLLIGGEAIGPALWSRIAELTAAGTVRAVNLYGPTECTVDATAGWIEPAGRTPHIGGVLPGLRMRVLDEKLAPVGTEGTGELYLAGPRVGRGYRNRPGLTAERFTADTGPDAEPGGRMYRTGDLVRLLPDGRLDCLGRADGQVKLRGFRIELPEIEAAMTAHGSVTEAVAVLRDDVHGAPGIVGYYRAAAPVTETALTELLAASLPAYMVPSVLVAVDRFPTTVNGKLDRAALPAPPSGAPAPAVADSGLSASERLIGDVWTTVLRASSVGPDDNFFKLGGHSLLAIKLVSRVRSELGVALPVKAVYAHPRLRDLAAHIDGLVAAQDG